The Halalkalibacter krulwichiae genome has a segment encoding these proteins:
- the glcT gene encoding glucose PTS transporter transcription antiterminator GlcT, whose amino-acid sequence MLLVKKVLNNNVIVAEHPEYEEVVLIGKGLGFNKKIGDTVAGDKAEKFFVLREEKDQEQYKQLLNYVDESFIGLMNDIIEIVEDRFSIRLNEHIHISLTDHLFYAIKRIKQGLDIKNPFLNETELAYPKEFAVACEVVDHINDELNILIPPGEVGFITLHIHSALTRRTLREVNRHTQLISELVLVIEESLNIKMDHKDTRYLRLVRHLHHAIERITKEQYMDNQEPLKKVLQAEYPLCYNLSWKLMKIMQQALKKTIPDAEAVYLTLHLQQLSKQ is encoded by the coding sequence ATGTTACTTGTCAAAAAGGTCCTAAATAACAATGTTATTGTCGCGGAACACCCTGAGTATGAAGAAGTCGTTCTAATTGGAAAAGGACTTGGTTTCAACAAAAAAATTGGCGACACAGTAGCCGGCGATAAGGCTGAGAAATTTTTTGTATTAAGAGAAGAAAAAGATCAGGAACAATATAAACAATTACTTAACTATGTAGATGAAAGTTTCATCGGACTCATGAATGATATTATTGAAATTGTAGAAGATCGCTTCTCTATACGCCTTAACGAACATATTCATATCAGTTTAACGGATCACCTCTTCTATGCTATTAAACGAATTAAGCAAGGACTTGATATTAAGAATCCTTTTCTAAATGAAACTGAATTGGCTTATCCAAAGGAATTTGCAGTTGCTTGTGAAGTAGTAGATCATATAAACGATGAACTAAACATTTTAATTCCCCCTGGGGAAGTTGGTTTTATTACCTTGCATATTCATAGTGCCTTAACTAGACGCACCCTTAGAGAAGTAAATCGTCACACACAATTGATTTCTGAACTAGTACTAGTAATTGAAGAATCGTTAAATATTAAGATGGATCATAAAGATACAAGGTATTTAAGACTTGTCCGTCATCTACATCATGCGATTGAGCGTATAACTAAAGAACAATATATGGATAATCAAGAACCCTTAAAAAAGGTATTGCAAGCCGAATATCCTCTGTGTTACAATTTGTCGTGGAAATTGATGAAAATAATGCAACAAGCGTTAAAAAAGACTATACCAGATGCTGAAGCCGTTTACTTAACGCTACATCTTCAGCAACTTTCAAAACAATAA
- a CDS encoding polysaccharide deacetylase family protein has protein sequence MKQVSLLIVCLTLLITACQTIEVPEEPKVEEKHEHDQIEVDAGRENTFNEEISKEEGENEIKLEQYEGKDPDQWGENVTGVKTSIKTDERVIALTFDACGGPYGNGYDEELIQFLKSEQIPATLFINERWIKEHEKAFLELAKDPLFQIENHGTAHVPLSVTGKAAWGIEGTNSPEEIVNEVMANQETIESLTGRAPTMFRSGTAFYDEVAVEIVNELGLEVVNFDILGDAGATYNADQVYTALLQAKKGSIALLHMNQPQSGTAEGVKRAVLQLELDGFSFVNLDGFELQ, from the coding sequence ATGAAACAAGTATCGTTGCTAATCGTTTGTCTGACATTACTTATAACTGCTTGTCAAACAATTGAAGTACCTGAAGAACCTAAAGTAGAAGAGAAACATGAACATGATCAAATAGAGGTGGACGCAGGTAGGGAAAATACCTTCAATGAAGAGATTAGTAAGGAAGAAGGAGAAAATGAAATAAAATTAGAACAGTATGAGGGCAAGGACCCGGATCAATGGGGAGAAAATGTTACTGGGGTTAAGACGAGTATAAAAACCGATGAAAGGGTAATAGCTTTAACGTTTGATGCATGTGGAGGACCATATGGAAACGGGTATGATGAAGAGTTAATTCAATTCTTAAAAAGTGAACAGATTCCAGCAACATTGTTTATTAATGAACGTTGGATTAAAGAGCACGAAAAGGCCTTTCTTGAATTAGCGAAAGACCCATTGTTCCAAATTGAAAACCATGGAACTGCCCATGTCCCACTATCTGTAACTGGAAAGGCCGCCTGGGGGATTGAAGGTACAAACAGTCCAGAAGAAATTGTAAATGAAGTAATGGCAAATCAAGAAACAATTGAAAGTTTAACTGGACGGGCCCCTACCATGTTTCGTTCAGGTACGGCATTTTATGATGAAGTTGCTGTTGAAATTGTAAATGAGTTAGGGCTTGAAGTTGTGAATTTTGATATTTTAGGTGATGCAGGGGCTACTTACAATGCTGATCAAGTTTATACAGCTTTACTGCAGGCGAAAAAAGGGTCAATAGCACTTTTACATATGAACCAGCCTCAAAGTGGGACAGCGGAGGGTGTAAAGCGTGCAGTCTTACAATTAGAATTGGATGGCTTCTCATTCGTTAATCTTGATGGTTTTGAGCTACAGTAA
- a CDS encoding YkgJ family cysteine cluster protein — MNQPISYQEMTEKVKKINQRDYDYEQPFFDLVDQLLDESEGKHVHNFLTDAFERLLAQVNKEIELVEDELGLTPTCGVGCAHCCYFPIIVTRLEAKLMLLFINQLPEARKQRIFLQISEYHDKFSSEINVIKKFDFKKDDSFKLKYKQLGLPCMFLDEETNRCIAYEVRPIPCRTYLNYTNASVCSEEHLPKEPVSFEFLHRFYVQGMDEIIQEILEVVSDQSLGFSYPNDAAEVNYLPILIEEELNKKSLK, encoded by the coding sequence GTGAATCAACCTATAAGTTATCAAGAAATGACAGAAAAAGTAAAGAAAATCAACCAACGTGATTATGATTATGAACAACCTTTTTTCGATCTAGTTGATCAACTTCTGGATGAAAGTGAAGGCAAGCATGTTCACAATTTTTTGACGGATGCTTTTGAAAGATTATTAGCTCAAGTAAATAAGGAAATTGAGTTAGTTGAGGATGAGCTAGGACTGACACCAACCTGTGGAGTAGGATGCGCCCATTGTTGTTATTTTCCGATTATCGTAACGAGACTTGAAGCTAAGTTAATGTTGCTTTTTATTAATCAATTGCCTGAGGCGCGAAAACAACGTATTTTCCTTCAAATATCCGAATATCATGATAAGTTCTCAAGTGAGATTAATGTAATTAAGAAATTCGACTTTAAGAAAGACGATTCCTTTAAATTAAAATATAAACAGTTAGGTCTCCCTTGTATGTTTCTAGATGAAGAAACGAATAGATGTATTGCTTATGAAGTTCGCCCGATTCCTTGCCGAACTTACTTGAATTACACGAATGCAAGTGTCTGTTCAGAAGAACATTTGCCAAAAGAGCCTGTTAGTTTTGAATTTTTACATCGCTTCTATGTTCAAGGAATGGATGAAATTATTCAAGAAATCCTTGAAGTAGTGAGCGATCAATCATTAGGATTTTCTTATCCTAACGATGCAGCTGAAGTGAATTACTTACCGATTTTAATTGAGGAAGAGTTAAATAAAAAGTCTCTAAAGTAA
- the rnhA gene encoding ribonuclease H translates to MAKKKFYVVWKGRKTGIFNSWAECEAQVKGFTGARFKSFPTKAEAEAALSGKRTAGSGSKRSTAESVSEEVEWDSISVDVGCRGNPGIVEYKGVDTRTGEVLFAHDEIHIGTNNMGEFLAIVHGLAYLQKQGSTKTIYSDSMTAIKWVKQKKAKSTLERNEKTAYIWSLMDRAEKWLQTNDYQNKIKKWETEKWGEIKADYGRK, encoded by the coding sequence GTGGCCAAAAAGAAGTTTTATGTTGTGTGGAAAGGAAGAAAAACTGGCATATTTAATTCATGGGCTGAATGTGAGGCGCAAGTTAAAGGATTCACTGGAGCAAGATTTAAATCCTTTCCTACAAAAGCAGAAGCAGAGGCTGCTCTTTCAGGTAAGAGAACAGCTGGTTCAGGTTCTAAGCGCTCTACTGCAGAATCAGTTAGTGAAGAAGTTGAATGGGATAGCATATCTGTAGATGTAGGTTGTCGTGGAAACCCTGGGATTGTAGAGTACAAAGGAGTCGATACGAGAACGGGAGAAGTTTTATTTGCACATGATGAAATTCATATTGGTACAAATAATATGGGGGAGTTCTTAGCGATCGTTCACGGATTAGCCTATTTACAAAAGCAGGGAAGTACGAAAACGATTTATTCTGATTCGATGACAGCGATAAAATGGGTGAAACAAAAAAAAGCGAAATCAACTCTAGAACGAAATGAAAAAACAGCTTATATCTGGTCACTTATGGATCGTGCTGAAAAGTGGCTTCAAACAAACGATTATCAAAATAAAATTAAGAAATGGGAAACGGAAAAATGGGGAGAAATAAAGGCGGATTATGGGCGTAAATAA